The Bradyrhizobium sp. CCGB01 genome segment TTGCAGATCTCGTCCGAGATGCTGACCCATCCTCGCCGCCCGGTGTGCAAGGCCTGCCTCGACTGGAGCGAGCGCCGCCACCATCTCGCCGGCACGCTGGGCGCGGCCATGATGCAGCGCTTCAATGAGCTGAAATGGGCCGCGCGCGACGCCACGCCCGGCAGCCGCGTGGTGAACTTCACCCGCACCGGCGAGAAGCAATTTGCGACGCTGTTCGGGAAAGATTGATCACGCCCGCCGCATGAGATCGCACATTTGCGTGTGAACTCCTGTTGTCGTCATGGCCGGGCTTGACCCGGCCATCCACGTCTTTATTGCGGCTGGCACGTGGATGCCCGGGATGTCTGCGCGAAGACGCGCTTCGCGCTTTTGCCCGGGCATGACGGAGACTTTGTCTCGCAGCGCCAATCCTAACCAGAGCCCTTCCCTATGCACCGCCTCCTCCCGGCCGCGCTCGCCGCCGCCCTCCTCGCTTCCCCGCTGACATCCACCCACGCTGCCGACACCGCTTCGCGCGAGCCCTACGGCATCGCGCTCGAAGGCTTTGCCTATCCTTATCCCGTGCATCTGCTGCCGGTTGTCAATGACGGCGAGCAGCTCAGCATGGCCTACATGGACGTCGCGCCCGTGCAGCCGAACGGCCGCACCGTGGTGCTGCTGCACGGGCGCAATTTCCCGTCGAGCTATTGGGCGCCGGTCATCAAGATGCTGAACGAGGCGGGTTATCGCGTCGTAGTGCCGGACCAGATCGGCTTCGGCAAATCCTCCAAACCGACGGGCGAGCTGCATTTCGACAATCTGGCGCGCAACACCATCGCGCTACTCGATCATCTCAAGATCGACAAGGCCGAGATCGTCGCCCATTCGCTCGGCGGCATGCTGGGGGTGCGCATCGCCCGCGCCTATCCGGATCGCGTCGCCCACCTTGTTCTGACGGCCCCAATCGGGCTGGAAGACTACCGCCTCTACGTGCCGCCGACGCCGACCGAGAAGATCATCGAAAGCGAGGACAAGCTCACCGCCGAGGGCTATCGCAAGCAGCTCCAGACCAACTACGCGATCAAGCTGCCGCCGGACGCGATCACCCCGTTCATCGACGCCCGCTTCAACATCAAGGGCAGCCCCGACTATCCGCGCTGGCTGCGCGCCTTCGTCAGCTCCGGCCAGATGATCTACCGCGAGCCGGTGGCGCACGAGGTCGCGCTGATCACCGAGCCGACGCTGTTCATCATGGGCGCTGACGACCACAACGCGCCGGGCCGGCCGAACGCACCGGAGGCGCTGCGCGCGAAGATGGGCCAGAACGCCGAACTCGCCAAGGCGCTTGCCGCGAAGATGCCGAATGCGCGGGCCGAGGTGGTCCCGGACACCGGCCACCTCGTGTTCCTGGAAGCGCCGGAGAAGTACAGGGAGCTGGTGCTGGGCTTCCTCGGCCGCTAGCGCGTTTTCGAGCGAAGCGGATACCGGTTCGCGCCAAGACAACGCGTCAAAATAGGGAATCTGGAACCCCCTTTCCGATTCCATCGGAACGGGGCTCCAGCGCCATTGGCGTCGCCTGAAGCCGCATGCGGGGAACGTTCATGCCGTATTCAGGTCATGATTGGCAGGTTTGGATCGCGCCGTGTCGGCATGTTGCAAATTTAACATGTCGAATCGTGTGTTTTGATTGATTGTGCGCCGCAAGCGCCGAGCCCCCAAAGACTTGCCCCCAAGGACGAGAAGGAAGATCAAATGAAATATCTGTTCGCCGCCGTCATGCTCGCCAGCGCGGCCGTCGGTTTCAGCGACGCAGCCA includes the following:
- a CDS encoding alpha/beta fold hydrolase, translating into MHRLLPAALAAALLASPLTSTHAADTASREPYGIALEGFAYPYPVHLLPVVNDGEQLSMAYMDVAPVQPNGRTVVLLHGRNFPSSYWAPVIKMLNEAGYRVVVPDQIGFGKSSKPTGELHFDNLARNTIALLDHLKIDKAEIVAHSLGGMLGVRIARAYPDRVAHLVLTAPIGLEDYRLYVPPTPTEKIIESEDKLTAEGYRKQLQTNYAIKLPPDAITPFIDARFNIKGSPDYPRWLRAFVSSGQMIYREPVAHEVALITEPTLFIMGADDHNAPGRPNAPEALRAKMGQNAELAKALAAKMPNARAEVVPDTGHLVFLEAPEKYRELVLGFLGR